A portion of the Luxibacter massiliensis genome contains these proteins:
- a CDS encoding nitroreductase family protein produces MVEINQERCVGCGACARDCFGKAIRMADNKASIIRECMQCGHCVALCPVKAVSIPEYDMEGVEEYNPQTFHVEPENLLHAVKFRRSIRNYRQDKIERDKAGRVLEAGRYTATARNMQDCTFIFVQNTLEEFRELLWGQMPEVVAQLHKNAPAYARIFGRFYENWKKDPCDDSLFFHAPAFLAIASDNPLDGGLAAANIENMAVAEGLGVLYSGYLMRIVNSSTQLKEWLGMEDKTASCCMLLGYPAVSYRRTAPRGKGHIVWK; encoded by the coding sequence ATGGTAGAGATAAATCAGGAACGATGTGTTGGCTGTGGCGCCTGTGCCAGAGACTGTTTTGGCAAGGCCATACGCATGGCAGACAATAAAGCATCTATTATAAGGGAGTGTATGCAGTGTGGCCACTGTGTGGCATTATGTCCTGTAAAGGCAGTTTCAATTCCAGAGTATGATATGGAAGGTGTGGAGGAGTATAATCCACAGACGTTCCATGTTGAACCTGAAAATTTGCTGCATGCTGTCAAGTTCAGGAGGAGTATCCGTAATTACAGGCAGGATAAGATTGAGAGAGACAAGGCAGGACGTGTGTTGGAGGCCGGCCGTTATACGGCTACTGCAAGGAACATGCAGGACTGTACTTTTATTTTTGTCCAGAATACTCTGGAAGAGTTCAGGGAACTTTTGTGGGGGCAGATGCCGGAAGTAGTGGCACAGCTGCATAAAAATGCGCCGGCATATGCAAGAATATTTGGCCGTTTCTATGAGAATTGGAAGAAAGATCCCTGTGATGATTCTCTTTTCTTTCATGCGCCGGCTTTTTTGGCGATTGCGTCAGACAACCCATTGGATGGAGGACTTGCAGCAGCCAATATTGAGAATATGGCAGTGGCTGAGGGACTGGGGGTTTTATACAGCGGTTATCTGATGCGGATAGTAAATAGCAGTACCCAATTAAAAGAATGGCTTGGCATGGAGGATAAGACAGCTTCCTGCTGTATGCTTCTGGGGTATCCTGCTGTGTCCTACAGAAGGACGGCCCCCAGGGGGAAGGGGCATATTGTCTGGAAATAA
- a CDS encoding D-isomer specific 2-hydroxyacid dehydrogenase family protein, translating to MTQDKIKILAFEVRNDEEKIFREAAQSLSADVTLLTDILDENTVQKCHGYTGVTILGMSRINRKLLQQLKQAGVRYLSTRTIGYNHIDIAAAKEMGIRISNAEYAPESVADFTIMLMLLVLRKYKPAVYRQNVNDYSLDGLRGRTLKSLTVGVVGAGQIGQAVIRSLSGFGCHILAYNRSPRRNAEVYADFVSLEDLYALSDIITFHLPLTDATKYMVNEKSLQAMKDGVILINTARGELMDRRALIHGVESQKIGALALDVFEDERSIYHESRINDIIANRDMAYLRQFPNVAMTQHMAFYTESAIAEMVSCGIQGIVEMHTAGHWKKEL from the coding sequence ATGACACAAGATAAAATCAAAATTCTTGCCTTTGAAGTACGGAACGATGAAGAAAAAATATTCAGAGAAGCCGCCCAGTCACTTTCAGCAGATGTCACTTTGCTTACAGATATCCTGGATGAGAATACAGTACAGAAATGCCATGGGTATACCGGCGTAACAATCCTCGGCATGAGCCGGATTAACAGAAAGCTTCTCCAGCAGCTGAAACAGGCGGGCGTCCGCTATTTGTCCACACGGACAATTGGATATAACCACATTGATATTGCTGCAGCCAAAGAGATGGGCATACGGATCTCTAACGCAGAGTATGCGCCAGAGAGCGTAGCCGATTTCACGATTATGCTGATGCTCCTTGTGCTCCGCAAATATAAGCCTGCAGTATACCGGCAAAATGTAAATGACTATTCTCTGGACGGCCTGCGGGGAAGGACATTAAAAAGCCTGACCGTTGGCGTAGTGGGAGCAGGCCAGATTGGGCAGGCTGTTATCCGCTCCTTAAGCGGCTTTGGCTGCCACATCCTGGCATACAACCGCTCTCCCCGCCGGAACGCTGAAGTATATGCAGATTTTGTTTCCCTGGAGGATCTCTATGCGCTAAGTGATATTATCACCTTCCATCTTCCCTTGACAGACGCCACAAAATATATGGTTAATGAGAAATCTCTCCAGGCCATGAAGGACGGCGTAATTCTAATAAATACGGCCCGCGGGGAGCTTATGGACCGCAGGGCGCTGATCCATGGGGTTGAGTCCCAAAAAATAGGGGCATTAGCCTTGGATGTTTTTGAGGATGAACGTTCCATTTATCACGAAAGCCGGATTAACGATATCATTGCAAACCGGGATATGGCCTATCTGCGGCAGTTCCCCAATGTAGCCATGACACAGCATATGGCCTTTTATACTGAATCTGCCATAGCAGAAATGGTCAGCTGTGGAATACAGGGGATCGTAGAAATGCATACGGCAGGCCACTGGAAAAAGGAACTATAA
- a CDS encoding TetR/AcrR family transcriptional regulator, translating to MEDKRVRKTKKNLKATLISMLSDMPFEQISITELYMRADTSRITFYAHYNDKYALADDIFQDMIQAGTSIYENMQSENNPGKNVVTSYCNVLDSILKLYYENFDFFRHTVPDKNPYLAFSFYNYILATVEMHTNKESKVLKLKYSAKKIAGFICYGMAGFINESHSDNTPLDVIHAEAKELLGNVLRSDILLH from the coding sequence ATGGAAGACAAACGTGTCCGTAAAACAAAAAAGAATTTAAAGGCGACTCTTATCAGCATGTTATCTGATATGCCCTTTGAACAAATATCTATTACAGAACTCTATATGCGTGCAGATACTAGCCGTATTACCTTTTATGCCCACTACAATGATAAATACGCCCTGGCTGATGATATTTTCCAGGATATGATACAGGCCGGCACTTCTATTTATGAAAACATGCAGTCTGAAAATAATCCCGGCAAAAATGTGGTCACAAGCTACTGTAATGTACTGGACAGCATTTTAAAACTCTACTATGAAAACTTTGATTTTTTTCGCCACACTGTCCCTGACAAGAATCCCTATCTGGCATTTTCTTTCTATAATTATATACTTGCCACCGTTGAGATGCACACAAATAAAGAGAGCAAAGTACTTAAACTGAAATACTCTGCCAAAAAGATTGCCGGCTTTATCTGTTATGGTATGGCAGGATTTATCAATGAGAGCCACTCTGATAACACCCCTCTGGATGTAATACACGCGGAGGCCAAAGAACTCCTTGGCAATGTATTGAGATCTGATATCCTTCTCCACTGA
- a CDS encoding DegV family protein, translating into MPDVAVMTDSNCGILPEAGKELGIYIIPMPILIDGRTYFEGVDIQAGTFYKLQAEGADVTSSQPSPGDVMDMWEKLLEVFKEVVYIPMSSGLSNSCASAMGFAKEYKGRVHVVDNHRISLTLAQSAMDAQSMARQGMSGSQIKAVLEQEALDAVIYIAVDTLEYLKRGGRVTAAGAAIGSVLNIKPILTIQGDKLDAYAKVRGMKAAFKTMIHALEKDVSGRFKPLYDKGELQFGFANTLMEEETAEFWKNKLKSSFPGVKIMHSPLTLSIGCHTGPGALGMGVFRKRGNCDL; encoded by the coding sequence ATGCCGGATGTTGCAGTTATGACAGACAGTAATTGTGGGATTCTCCCCGAAGCAGGAAAAGAGCTGGGGATTTATATTATTCCTATGCCGATATTGATTGACGGCAGGACGTACTTTGAAGGTGTGGATATTCAGGCCGGGACTTTTTATAAATTGCAGGCTGAGGGCGCGGACGTAACGTCTTCCCAGCCTTCCCCGGGAGATGTGATGGATATGTGGGAGAAACTGCTTGAAGTATTCAAGGAAGTGGTCTATATACCTATGTCCAGCGGCCTCAGTAATTCCTGCGCGAGCGCTATGGGATTTGCAAAAGAATATAAAGGCCGTGTCCATGTTGTGGACAACCACCGTATCTCTCTTACCTTGGCACAGTCAGCCATGGATGCACAGTCTATGGCCAGGCAGGGCATGAGCGGGAGTCAGATAAAGGCTGTCCTGGAACAGGAGGCCTTAGATGCTGTAATTTATATTGCAGTAGATACTTTGGAATATTTAAAAAGGGGAGGGAGGGTCACAGCGGCGGGGGCGGCTATTGGGAGTGTGCTGAATATAAAGCCGATTCTTACTATACAAGGAGATAAGCTGGATGCCTATGCCAAAGTAAGAGGGATGAAAGCTGCATTCAAGACAATGATACATGCCCTTGAAAAGGATGTTTCCGGGCGGTTTAAACCACTCTACGATAAGGGGGAGCTGCAGTTCGGATTTGCGAACACCCTTATGGAGGAGGAGACAGCGGAATTCTGGAAGAATAAGCTTAAGTCCTCATTTCCGGGAGTTAAGATTATGCACAGTCCCCTTACCCTGAGCATTGGATGCCATACTGGGCCGGGAGCCCTTGGAATGGGGGTTTTCAGGAAGCGGGGGAACTGTGACCTTTGA
- a CDS encoding alpha/beta hydrolase encodes MAINHTARKILKALSFDGIEVEASRHLADLKRLDPMKIFYKTIDYKIYNEDFEVPTRIFFPNEKAFKGMGPDQRRVMLFIHGGGWVTESVDNYERICARLANATEHVVVSVDYRLAPENKFPVGLEDCYAVARAIFTNRFILNVEPEDITLIGDSAGGNLAAALSLMARDRGEFMPRRQILIYPAVNSDYTEESPFPSVRENGTDYLLTAGKMRDYIELYAGSEEDKLNPYFAPILAKDVSGQPDTLVITAEFDPLRDEGEAYALRLKQAGNRVEIRRIQDALHGYFALGIKNFHVQESFDFINRFLKNTTSQEV; translated from the coding sequence ATGGCGATTAATCACACAGCAAGGAAGATTTTAAAGGCACTTTCATTTGACGGCATTGAAGTAGAGGCTTCCAGGCATCTGGCAGACTTAAAACGGCTTGACCCTATGAAGATTTTTTATAAAACTATAGATTATAAAATCTATAATGAGGACTTTGAGGTGCCAACCAGAATATTTTTCCCAAATGAAAAAGCATTTAAAGGCATGGGCCCAGATCAGCGCAGGGTGATGCTTTTTATCCATGGCGGCGGATGGGTGACGGAGAGCGTAGATAACTATGAACGTATATGTGCAAGGCTGGCAAATGCCACAGAGCATGTAGTTGTATCTGTAGATTATAGGCTGGCCCCGGAAAATAAGTTCCCTGTGGGTTTAGAGGACTGCTATGCAGTGGCCAGGGCAATTTTTACAAATCGGTTTATACTGAATGTGGAACCAGAAGATATTACTCTGATCGGGGACAGTGCGGGCGGGAACCTGGCAGCGGCGCTGTCGCTCATGGCCAGGGACAGAGGAGAATTTATGCCAAGACGGCAAATACTTATTTATCCGGCCGTGAATAGTGATTATACAGAAGAATCCCCGTTTCCCTCGGTGAGAGAAAATGGGACAGATTATTTGCTTACGGCAGGCAAGATGCGCGACTATATAGAACTTTATGCGGGCAGTGAGGAGGACAAACTTAACCCATATTTTGCCCCCATATTAGCAAAGGATGTATCCGGCCAGCCGGATACGCTGGTGATAACGGCAGAATTTGACCCTCTGCGCGATGAGGGGGAAGCATATGCACTGCGGCTTAAGCAGGCCGGGAACCGGGTGGAGATACGCAGGATACAGGATGCGCTGCATGGATACTTTGCTTTAGGTATTAAGAATTTCCATGTGCAGGAAAGTTTTGATTTTATTAATCGTTTTCTCAAAAATACTACATCACAGGAGGTATAG
- a CDS encoding DUF6320 domain-containing protein, whose protein sequence is MQEKRAYWRKLDNAAKLFSATSNKKDTRVFRFYCVLKEEVEEDKLQEALERTLATYPVFLSVMRKGLFWHYLEKSRIRPRVREEYKEPCSNLYVRDKKDLLFEVTYFGRKINFEVFHALTDGTGATEFLRELVKNYLYIVHGKEGLKDIVLLDEGITVQDQENDSFSKYYSEVKRKKEKKPRAFQLHKPRRETGKLQVQERTVSVREVLARSRELGVSMTVFLTAVYLLAIHREMSKRQEKYPVVLMVPVNLRKFFPSDSMLNFFNWIEPGYYFGGQEDSFESVLEHVKQYFSRELATERVAEHMNELIALEMHPILRLAPLELKNLCIRAGARYAEKDVTAIFSNMSAVTMPEEYIPYIERFGVFTSTPKMELCMCSFQDTLSLGFTSRFDTDNIQRNFFKILKEQGISSEEAGTQYPEPNVPGEMEMRVFKIFTFLCLAAAVACAAADFSFHPSVRWTLFTAAGIGSMWLASAIGFVKRYNLLKNAMWQLIIVTICCILWDVFTGWHGWSVDFVLPSVGITIPISMLIIAKVQKYTAREYMIYLVMAGGYGILMPLALLLAGVVKFQKLSILCILICFLLLAALVMFRGKEFREEMHKKFHV, encoded by the coding sequence GTGCAGGAGAAAAGGGCATATTGGAGAAAACTGGATAACGCGGCGAAGTTGTTTTCAGCTACCAGTAATAAGAAGGATACCCGGGTGTTCCGGTTTTACTGTGTGCTGAAAGAAGAGGTGGAGGAGGACAAGCTGCAGGAAGCGCTGGAGCGGACGTTAGCCACATATCCGGTTTTTTTGTCTGTCATGAGAAAGGGATTATTCTGGCATTATCTGGAAAAGAGCAGGATTAGGCCCAGGGTCCGGGAAGAATATAAGGAACCTTGCAGTAATTTATACGTGCGCGATAAGAAGGATCTTTTGTTTGAAGTGACCTACTTTGGCAGGAAGATTAATTTTGAAGTATTCCATGCGCTGACAGACGGAACTGGAGCCACAGAGTTTCTGCGGGAGCTGGTGAAAAATTATCTCTATATTGTACATGGCAAGGAGGGACTTAAGGACATAGTCCTTTTGGATGAAGGAATCACGGTGCAGGATCAGGAAAACGACAGTTTTTCTAAATATTATTCAGAGGTAAAGAGAAAGAAGGAGAAAAAACCCAGGGCGTTCCAGCTTCATAAACCAAGGAGAGAGACGGGCAAACTCCAGGTTCAGGAGAGGACTGTATCTGTCAGGGAGGTACTTGCCCGCTCCAGGGAACTGGGGGTGTCCATGACAGTATTTTTAACTGCTGTTTACCTGCTGGCGATACACAGAGAAATGTCCAAGAGACAGGAAAAGTATCCAGTTGTTTTAATGGTGCCAGTAAATTTAAGAAAATTTTTCCCATCGGATTCTATGCTGAATTTTTTTAACTGGATAGAGCCGGGATATTATTTTGGCGGGCAGGAGGATAGTTTTGAGTCTGTCCTGGAACATGTGAAGCAGTATTTTTCCAGGGAATTGGCCACGGAGAGAGTTGCCGAGCACATGAATGAGCTGATTGCATTAGAGATGCATCCCATACTCAGGCTGGCCCCTCTGGAACTGAAAAATCTGTGTATTAGGGCAGGAGCCAGATATGCAGAAAAAGATGTGACAGCTATATTTTCTAATATGAGCGCTGTAACGATGCCGGAAGAATATATACCGTATATTGAACGTTTTGGGGTATTTACTAGTACGCCTAAAATGGAGCTCTGTATGTGTTCCTTCCAGGATACGCTGTCACTTGGGTTTACTTCCAGGTTTGATACAGATAATATCCAGAGGAATTTTTTCAAAATACTCAAAGAGCAGGGAATTTCTTCTGAAGAAGCTGGGACACAGTATCCAGAACCCAATGTGCCAGGAGAGATGGAGATGCGGGTATTTAAAATCTTTACGTTTCTCTGCCTGGCAGCGGCGGTGGCCTGTGCTGCCGCGGATTTTAGCTTTCATCCATCCGTCAGGTGGACATTGTTTACCGCGGCTGGAATAGGGAGTATGTGGCTGGCCTCGGCCATAGGCTTTGTGAAAAGGTACAATCTTCTAAAAAATGCCATGTGGCAGCTGATTATTGTAACCATATGCTGTATACTCTGGGATGTCTTTACAGGATGGCATGGCTGGTCAGTAGATTTTGTGCTGCCGTCGGTTGGAATTACAATACCTATTTCCATGCTGATTATCGCCAAGGTTCAGAAGTATACCGCCCGTGAATATATGATTTACCTTGTCATGGCAGGCGGATACGGCATCCTTATGCCCTTGGCCCTGCTTCTGGCCGGGGTAGTGAAATTTCAGAAATTGAGTATATTGTGTATCCTTATTTGCTTTTTATTGCTGGCAGCTTTGGTTATGTTCAGAGGAAAAGAATTCAGGGAGGAGATGCATAAGAAATTCCATGTCTGA
- the pyrF gene encoding orotidine-5'-phosphate decarboxylase has translation MINKLVGKIKKTGAPIVVGLDPMLSYIPEHIQKKAFGEFGETLEGAAEAIWQFNKEIVDKTYDLIPAVKPQIAMYEQFGVPGMAAFKKTVDYCKQKDLVVIGDIKRGDIGSTSAAYAVGHLGRVKIGGREYLPFDEDFATVNPYLGSDGVNPFIDVCREEKKGLFILVKTSNPSSGEFQDRLIDGRPLYELVGEKVAQWGAQCMGDDYSYIGAVVGATYPEMGKALRKIMPKTYILVPGYGAQGGQGKDLVHFFNEDGLGAVVNSSRGIIAAYKQEAYGAFGPENFGDASRAAVKAMAEDINNALAQK, from the coding sequence ATGATTAACAAGTTGGTTGGCAAGATAAAAAAAACAGGCGCGCCTATCGTCGTAGGACTGGATCCTATGCTCAGCTATATTCCTGAGCATATACAAAAGAAGGCTTTTGGGGAATTTGGCGAGACTCTGGAGGGGGCCGCAGAGGCAATCTGGCAGTTTAACAAGGAAATTGTGGACAAGACCTACGATTTAATTCCTGCAGTCAAGCCTCAGATCGCTATGTATGAGCAGTTTGGCGTGCCGGGGATGGCAGCCTTCAAAAAGACAGTTGATTATTGCAAGCAAAAGGATCTGGTTGTTATTGGAGATATAAAACGTGGGGATATTGGTTCTACTTCTGCAGCCTATGCAGTGGGCCATCTGGGCAGAGTAAAGATAGGAGGCAGGGAGTACCTTCCTTTTGATGAGGACTTTGCCACAGTGAATCCCTATCTTGGCTCTGATGGCGTCAATCCATTTATCGATGTCTGCAGGGAGGAGAAGAAAGGGTTATTCATTCTTGTTAAGACATCCAATCCCTCCAGTGGGGAATTCCAGGACCGGCTGATTGATGGCAGGCCCCTCTATGAGCTGGTGGGCGAGAAGGTGGCACAGTGGGGCGCCCAGTGTATGGGAGATGACTATAGTTACATAGGTGCCGTTGTAGGTGCCACTTATCCAGAAATGGGGAAAGCACTCAGGAAGATTATGCCGAAAACCTATATTCTTGTGCCAGGTTATGGGGCCCAGGGCGGCCAGGGAAAGGATTTGGTACATTTCTTCAATGAGGATGGCCTGGGTGCGGTTGTAAATTCTTCAAGAGGGATTATTGCAGCATATAAGCAGGAGGCTTATGGGGCATTTGGGCCCGAGAATTTTGGGGATGCATCCAGGGCGGCCGTGAAAGCCATGGCAGAGGATATCAACAATGCGCTGGCCCAAAAATAA
- a CDS encoding dihydroorotate dehydrogenase electron transfer subunit, with protein MSKRHKESAVILSQECIATNIYSMWIRAESAAAKAVPGQFISMYTADGGKLLPRPISLCEIDRKNGALRIVYRVTGRNTGTEQFSVLKKGDMIDILGPLGNGFPLREAEGKRALLIGGGIGIPPMLELAKQLEGQNLLVMGYKDQQFLAEELGRQGSLFIATEDGSAGTLGNVMDAIEAKGLEADVIFACGPTPMLRAIKQFGEEKRIPCYISMEERMACGIGACLACVCQSKEIDGHSHVNNKRICKDGPVFLASEVVI; from the coding sequence ATGTCCAAGAGACATAAAGAATCTGCGGTTATTCTTTCCCAGGAATGTATTGCAACAAATATTTACAGCATGTGGATACGGGCAGAGTCCGCTGCGGCAAAGGCGGTTCCAGGACAATTTATCTCAATGTATACAGCAGATGGGGGCAAACTTTTACCACGCCCCATCAGTTTGTGTGAGATCGACAGAAAGAATGGGGCGCTGCGTATAGTATATCGTGTGACAGGGAGGAATACTGGTACAGAGCAGTTTTCTGTCCTGAAAAAAGGGGATATGATTGACATATTAGGGCCTCTGGGAAACGGGTTTCCCCTCCGGGAGGCAGAGGGCAAAAGGGCACTTTTGATTGGAGGCGGCATTGGCATTCCTCCAATGCTGGAGTTGGCTAAGCAGCTTGAGGGACAAAATCTGCTTGTCATGGGGTATAAGGACCAGCAGTTTTTGGCTGAGGAGCTGGGCAGGCAGGGCAGTCTTTTTATTGCCACTGAGGATGGAAGCGCGGGTACCCTGGGGAATGTGATGGATGCCATTGAGGCAAAAGGCCTGGAGGCCGACGTGATATTTGCCTGCGGCCCTACACCAATGCTGCGGGCAATAAAGCAGTTTGGGGAAGAAAAACGGATTCCATGTTATATATCTATGGAGGAGAGGATGGCCTGTGGAATTGGGGCGTGCCTAGCCTGCGTCTGCCAGTCAAAGGAGATAGATGGGCACAGCCATGTGAACAATAAGCGCATTTGCAAGGATGGCCCGGTATTCTTGGCTTCGGAGGTGGTGATCTGA
- a CDS encoding dihydroorotate dehydrogenase: MNMTVNLAGVELKNPVMTASGTFGSGQEYSEFVDLNRLGAIVTKGVANVPWPGNPTPRIAETHGGMMNAIGLQNPGIDVFCSRDIPFLREYDTKIIVNVCGKTTEEYCEVVERLADEPVDMLEINISCPNVKEGGIAFGQNPKAVEAITEEIKKRAKQPVIMKLSPNVTDITETARAAEAGGADVLSLINTLTGMKIDIHRQAFALANKTGGVSGPAVKPIALRMVYQASNAVSIPVIGMGGIASYEDAVEFILAGASAVSVGTANFYNPAATMEIVEGIGRYMEERHIENVRDMVGIVK; this comes from the coding sequence ATGAATATGACAGTAAATCTGGCAGGGGTGGAATTAAAAAATCCTGTGATGACAGCCTCAGGTACTTTTGGATCTGGCCAAGAGTACAGCGAATTTGTAGATTTAAACCGCCTTGGCGCAATAGTGACGAAAGGAGTTGCCAATGTACCCTGGCCTGGTAATCCCACGCCAAGAATAGCAGAGACTCACGGCGGCATGATGAATGCCATCGGATTGCAGAATCCGGGGATAGATGTGTTCTGCAGCCGTGACATTCCATTCCTGAGGGAATATGACACAAAAATTATTGTGAATGTCTGTGGGAAAACAACGGAAGAATATTGTGAGGTGGTGGAACGTCTGGCGGATGAGCCTGTAGATATGCTGGAAATTAATATTTCCTGCCCTAATGTAAAGGAAGGCGGCATTGCCTTTGGACAAAATCCAAAAGCTGTGGAGGCAATTACAGAAGAGATAAAAAAACGTGCGAAACAGCCTGTGATTATGAAGCTTAGTCCTAATGTGACAGATATCACAGAGACAGCACGGGCGGCAGAGGCAGGCGGCGCCGATGTGCTTTCCCTGATTAATACGCTGACGGGCATGAAGATTGACATTCACAGGCAGGCTTTTGCACTTGCCAATAAGACTGGAGGGGTATCTGGCCCTGCTGTGAAGCCTATCGCCCTTAGGATGGTATATCAGGCCTCAAATGCCGTGAGCATCCCCGTCATTGGGATGGGAGGCATCGCTTCATATGAGGATGCTGTCGAGTTTATCCTTGCCGGAGCCTCCGCTGTTTCTGTGGGTACGGCTAACTTCTATAATCCGGCTGCCACAATGGAAATTGTAGAAGGTATTGGGCGGTACATGGAAGAGCGGCATATTGAGAATGTACGGGACATGGTTGGAATTGTAAAATAG
- a CDS encoding LacI family DNA-binding transcriptional regulator: MTIKDIAQLAGVSKSTVSRVLNNASNVEEATREIVLKVMEENNYIPSATARSLSRQETTFIGVILPDLDNSFFGQIVQGINHTLAETEYTMLFCCTDNNAARELKALNLLNQQKICGLLISSSVNYCDTTTGGLIKKALTDINAPIVLIDRSIPNTPWDGVYSDNINGGYIAASSLITKGYQHIGAFVSDTKLLIGQERLLGFTRAMQEHHLAITDDYIYTQESPASLLEIYEYTCRLIDSGKLPEAIFLSNSIIANGFYKALFYKGVKPGEDIECVGFDYSEALDIMHIPYNYLERNSRLFGQTAAQMLLDSFQYKNKGKHVRREHIIPATLHE; the protein is encoded by the coding sequence ATGACAATCAAAGATATTGCCCAGCTTGCCGGTGTGTCAAAGTCCACTGTATCAAGAGTACTCAACAACGCCTCAAACGTCGAAGAGGCGACACGAGAAATTGTGCTGAAGGTTATGGAAGAAAATAATTATATCCCCTCTGCCACGGCCAGGAGCTTGTCACGGCAGGAAACTACCTTTATCGGCGTGATCCTCCCTGATCTGGATAACTCCTTTTTTGGGCAGATCGTACAGGGCATCAATCATACTTTGGCAGAAACTGAATATACTATGCTTTTTTGCTGTACAGACAACAATGCAGCCAGAGAACTAAAGGCTCTGAATCTTTTAAACCAGCAGAAAATATGTGGTCTCCTGATTAGTTCTTCCGTGAATTACTGCGACACAACCACTGGGGGACTTATCAAAAAGGCTCTCACTGATATTAATGCCCCCATAGTGCTCATAGACCGTTCCATCCCCAATACGCCTTGGGACGGCGTGTATTCTGACAACATAAATGGCGGATATATTGCAGCTTCTTCCCTGATCACAAAAGGGTATCAGCATATAGGGGCATTTGTCAGTGATACAAAGCTGCTAATAGGCCAGGAGAGGCTCCTCGGGTTCACACGCGCCATGCAGGAGCACCATCTGGCAATTACAGACGACTACATCTACACCCAGGAGTCTCCTGCTTCATTATTAGAAATATATGAGTATACCTGCCGCCTTATTGATTCAGGAAAACTTCCTGAGGCAATCTTTTTAAGCAATTCTATTATTGCCAATGGTTTCTATAAGGCATTATTTTATAAAGGGGTAAAACCTGGGGAGGATATTGAATGTGTGGGGTTTGATTACAGTGAAGCATTAGATATCATGCATATTCCATATAACTATTTAGAAAGAAATTCCAGATTATTTGGCCAGACTGCCGCTCAGATGTTATTGGATTCATTTCAATATAAAAATAAAGGGAAACACGTCCGGCGTGAACATATTATCCCGGCCACCCTCCATGAGTAA